In the genome of Salinispirillum sp. LH 10-3-1, one region contains:
- a CDS encoding ABC transporter ATP-binding protein — MADASPIIAVQGLSKTYPSGFQALKDINLDIKRGEIFALLGPNGAGKTTLISIICGIVNPGDGRVLADGMDVVRDYRAAREKIGLVPQELAVNIFEKVWDTVQFSRGLFGKKPDRAYLEQILRDLSLWDKKDSKIIALSGGMKRRVLIAKALAHEPEILFLDEPTAGVDVELRRDMWLMIRKLREKGVTIILTTHYIEEAEEMADRIGVINKGEIMLVEDKAALMQKLGKKQLTLQLAQPMNALPDALAPFALTLEAEGHTLVYTYDAQNDAHSIPTLLRALQNQSIDVTDLHTTQSSLEDIFVSLVSDSAEGATA; from the coding sequence ATGGCGGACGCCTCTCCAATAATAGCTGTGCAGGGTTTGAGTAAAACCTACCCATCCGGCTTTCAGGCGCTGAAAGACATTAATTTGGACATCAAACGGGGTGAAATCTTTGCTTTGCTTGGCCCGAACGGTGCGGGCAAAACCACCCTTATCAGCATTATTTGCGGTATCGTGAACCCCGGTGACGGTCGGGTTCTGGCCGACGGCATGGATGTGGTGCGCGACTATCGAGCGGCCCGAGAGAAAATTGGCTTGGTACCGCAGGAATTGGCGGTGAACATCTTTGAGAAAGTGTGGGACACCGTGCAATTCAGTCGCGGCTTGTTTGGCAAGAAGCCCGACCGGGCCTATTTGGAGCAGATCCTGCGTGACCTGTCGCTGTGGGACAAGAAAGACAGCAAGATCATTGCTTTGTCGGGCGGCATGAAGCGCCGCGTGTTGATCGCCAAGGCCTTAGCGCATGAACCGGAAATCCTCTTTCTTGACGAGCCAACCGCGGGTGTGGACGTGGAGCTGCGGCGCGACATGTGGCTGATGATTCGCAAGCTGCGCGAAAAAGGCGTCACCATCATTTTGACCACGCACTACATCGAAGAAGCCGAGGAAATGGCCGACCGCATTGGCGTCATCAATAAAGGTGAGATCATGCTGGTGGAAGACAAAGCCGCCTTGATGCAAAAGCTGGGTAAGAAGCAGTTAACCCTGCAGCTTGCGCAGCCCATGAACGCCTTGCCCGACGCCCTGGCACCCTTTGCGCTGACGTTGGAAGCCGAAGGCCATACTTTGGTGTACACCTACGACGCGCAAAATGACGCGCACAGCATTCCGACCTTGCTGCGCGCCTTACAGAACCAAAGCATCGACGTCACCGATCTGCACACCACGCAAAGTTCACTGGAAGACATCTTCGTCAGCCTTGTTTCTGATTCCGCAGAAGGAGCCACCGCATGA
- a CDS encoding molybdopterin-dependent oxidoreductase, producing MLKTCAYLLWLTMMVGLPATAASIVVTVDGVEDRMSVENLRAIKAETLHTGTPWTDTEDEFEGIYLASLLEYMGVSPEQGVLALTALNDYRIEAPLMELVAADAFLGFARNGELMPVRNYGPFWLLFPFTERPELNDRAHRGWAVWQLKALDIRQ from the coding sequence ATGCTGAAAACCTGTGCATACTTACTGTGGTTGACCATGATGGTTGGCCTTCCTGCAACCGCTGCCAGTATAGTGGTGACAGTGGATGGGGTAGAGGACAGGATGTCAGTTGAAAACCTACGTGCGATCAAAGCCGAAACGCTGCATACCGGGACACCCTGGACGGATACGGAGGACGAGTTTGAAGGAATATATTTGGCCAGCTTGCTGGAGTACATGGGTGTGAGTCCCGAGCAGGGCGTATTAGCGCTGACGGCATTGAACGACTATCGCATTGAAGCTCCCCTGATGGAGTTGGTGGCGGCAGATGCCTTTTTGGGGTTTGCTCGCAATGGCGAGCTGATGCCGGTGCGCAATTATGGACCATTTTGGCTGCTGTTCCCGTTTACCGAACGCCCTGAATTGAACGATCGCGCCCACCGTGGCTGGGCTGTGTGGCAGTTGAAAGCCTTGGATATTCGCCAATGA
- the tal gene encoding transaldolase encodes MNKLEQLKSFTTVVADTGDFAAISVYQPQDATTNPSLILKAAAQAEYQHLVDDALAYGRRAGASAEQKLTLAMDKLAVNFGRELTKVVPGYVSTEVDAHLSFNTEATLAKARHLIALYEDQGVSRDRILIKIASTWEGIKAAEQLEKEGIRCNLTLLFSFAQAVACAEAGAFLISPFVGRILDWYKAAEGRDFAPGEDPGVLSVTRIYQYYKTFNYPTVVMGASFRSMGEIEQLAGCDRLTISPALLAELAADEGHLARKLNPVAVPRLERVKLDEAAFRWQMNEDAMATEKLAQGIRQFHADFVLLRERLAGLI; translated from the coding sequence ATGAATAAGCTGGAGCAGCTCAAAAGCTTCACCACCGTAGTAGCCGATACCGGTGATTTTGCCGCAATCTCGGTCTATCAGCCGCAGGATGCGACGACCAATCCGTCGCTCATTCTTAAGGCTGCGGCACAGGCCGAATATCAACATCTGGTGGACGATGCCCTGGCTTATGGTCGCCGAGCAGGCGCATCAGCGGAACAGAAGTTGACTCTGGCCATGGATAAGCTGGCGGTGAACTTCGGGCGTGAACTGACCAAGGTGGTACCCGGTTATGTATCGACCGAAGTGGACGCGCACCTGTCGTTCAATACCGAAGCCACGCTCGCCAAAGCGCGTCACCTGATTGCCTTGTACGAAGACCAGGGTGTGTCGCGTGATCGCATCTTGATTAAAATTGCTTCGACGTGGGAAGGCATTAAAGCCGCCGAGCAACTGGAAAAAGAAGGGATTCGTTGTAACCTCACCTTGCTATTCAGCTTTGCCCAAGCCGTCGCTTGTGCAGAAGCCGGAGCCTTCCTGATTTCGCCGTTCGTGGGACGTATTCTGGATTGGTACAAGGCTGCGGAAGGGCGTGACTTTGCCCCGGGAGAAGACCCCGGTGTGCTGTCGGTCACCCGCATCTACCAATACTACAAAACCTTCAACTACCCCACTGTGGTCATGGGAGCCAGTTTCCGCAGCATGGGCGAGATCGAGCAGTTGGCAGGCTGTGATCGCTTGACCATCAGCCCCGCCTTGTTGGCCGAACTGGCAGCAGATGAAGGTCATCTGGCGCGTAAACTGAACCCAGTGGCAGTGCCTAGGCTGGAGCGCGTGAAGCTGGATGAAGCAGCCTTTCGCTGGCAGATGAACGAAGACGCCATGGCGACGGAGAAACTCGCACAGGGTATCCGCCAATTCCACGCCGACTTTGTGTTGTTACGCGAGCGTCTGGCCGGTTTGATTTGA
- a CDS encoding pseudouridine synthase, whose protein sequence is MTASIVTLFEHPDWLAVYKPSGVPVQDTDEQRGVLRLMPAGEQLHLVHRLDQGTSGVLLLARSAAAAEQFRQLFTSRAVAKYYWAVTARKPSKKEGLVMGDQVKARQGSWKLSAGRTNPARTYFKSAGLGNGQRAILLRPITGKTHQIRVAMKALGAPLLGDTRYGGAAAPRLYLHAYQLSFLWQGTPFKITADIGPQDWTMIEQWPKDWLHPETLAWPLD, encoded by the coding sequence GTGACTGCCAGCATTGTCACCCTGTTCGAGCATCCCGATTGGCTGGCTGTCTACAAGCCATCTGGGGTGCCGGTACAGGACACCGATGAGCAACGGGGCGTACTCAGGCTAATGCCTGCCGGTGAACAGTTGCACTTGGTGCATCGGTTGGACCAAGGGACGTCCGGCGTGCTGCTGCTGGCGCGCTCTGCGGCTGCTGCTGAACAATTTCGCCAGTTGTTCACGAGCCGTGCCGTGGCGAAGTACTATTGGGCGGTGACGGCGCGCAAGCCGAGTAAAAAAGAGGGCTTGGTCATGGGTGACCAAGTGAAGGCCCGTCAAGGTAGCTGGAAGTTATCAGCGGGGCGCACCAATCCCGCCCGCACGTATTTTAAGTCGGCGGGTCTCGGCAATGGCCAGCGCGCCATTTTGTTGCGCCCAATTACTGGTAAGACCCATCAAATTCGTGTTGCCATGAAGGCACTGGGTGCACCCTTGCTGGGAGATACTCGCTACGGTGGCGCAGCTGCGCCCCGCCTTTATCTGCATGCGTATCAGCTCAGTTTTCTATGGCAGGGCACGCCGTTCAAAATTACCGCGGATATAGGCCCCCAAGATTGGACAATGATTGAACAATGGCCGAAAGACTGGTTGCATCCCGAGACATTGGCGTGGCCTTTGGACTAA
- the acnA gene encoding aconitate hydratase AcnA gives MQPKVSTTDTLTVGPESYQIFSLPKAAAGWGDIDRLPYSLKVLLENLLRNFDGETVTNDDIQAVVDWQKTGTSEREIAYRPARVLMQDFTGVPAVVDLASMRAAVAELGEDPNKVNPLSPVDLVIDHSVMVDQYASTGAFKANVDIEMQRNGERYTFLRWGQQAFANFRVVPPGTGICHQVNLEYLGQTVWASEHNGVLTAYPDTLVGTDSHTTMINGLGILGWGVGGIEAEAAMLGQPVSMLIPEVVGFELTGKLTEGITATDLVLTVTQMLRQHGVVGKFVEFYGDGLADLPLADRATIANMAPEYGATCGFFPVDEVTLEYLRLTGRDDAVVERVEAYCKEQGLWRTPGHKPIFTATLSLDMSTVEPSLAGPKRPQDRVALRDMKRAFLDYMDLQGTPLDPAKADLMNEGGGQAAVGNHLTAGEIPVALEGDSFTLKHGAVVIAAITSCTNTSNPSVLMAAGLLAKKAVERGLVRQPWVKSSLAPGSKVVTEYLDAAGLTPYLEKLGFHLVGYGCTTCIGNSGPLKDPIETAIHDGDLAVASVLSGNRNFEGRVHPLVKTNWLASPPLVVAFALAGTVRTDLSTDPLGQDAQGNPVYLKDIWPSQQEIATAVEQVRTTMFRREYGAVFDGDAAWQSIAVPKDKTYGWPESSYIQQSPFFQGMGRTPEPVQDIVDARMLALLGDSVTTDHISPAGAIKKDSPAGHFLQSLGVVPQDFNSYGSRRGSHDVMMRGTFANVRIRNEMVPGEEGGVTRHIPSGDKLPIYDAAMRYQEAGTPLVVVAGQEYGTGSSRDWAAKGTRLLGVRAVLTESFERIHRSNLVGMGILPLQFPDGVTRKTLGLTGAETFTIRGLNALKPQQDIAVVITFEDGREETLSARCRIDTGNELAYFQHGGILHYVLRNMIK, from the coding sequence ATGCAACCCAAAGTAAGCACCACCGACACGCTGACCGTCGGGCCAGAAAGCTACCAAATTTTTAGTTTGCCAAAGGCAGCGGCAGGCTGGGGCGATATTGATCGCCTACCCTATTCTCTCAAGGTGCTGTTAGAAAACCTGCTGCGCAATTTCGATGGCGAAACCGTCACCAATGACGACATTCAGGCCGTGGTGGATTGGCAAAAAACCGGCACATCCGAACGCGAGATTGCTTACCGCCCGGCGCGGGTGTTGATGCAAGACTTCACCGGCGTACCGGCGGTGGTGGATCTGGCGTCAATGCGGGCCGCAGTAGCCGAATTAGGCGAAGACCCAAACAAGGTAAACCCCTTGTCGCCGGTCGACTTAGTCATTGATCACTCCGTCATGGTGGACCAATACGCCAGTACGGGCGCCTTTAAAGCCAATGTTGATATAGAAATGCAGCGCAACGGCGAGCGCTATACGTTCTTGCGGTGGGGGCAGCAGGCCTTCGCGAATTTTCGTGTGGTACCACCAGGCACCGGCATTTGCCACCAAGTGAATTTGGAGTACCTCGGGCAAACGGTGTGGGCCAGTGAACACAACGGCGTGTTGACCGCTTACCCCGATACCCTAGTCGGCACCGATTCACACACCACCATGATCAATGGCTTGGGGATTCTGGGCTGGGGGGTCGGCGGTATTGAAGCCGAAGCAGCCATGTTGGGCCAGCCCGTCTCTATGCTGATTCCTGAAGTGGTGGGTTTTGAGCTGACCGGCAAATTAACCGAAGGCATTACGGCGACCGATCTGGTGCTGACCGTTACCCAGATGCTGCGTCAGCATGGCGTGGTGGGTAAATTCGTTGAGTTCTACGGTGATGGCTTGGCGGATCTACCGCTCGCCGACCGCGCCACCATTGCCAATATGGCACCGGAGTACGGAGCAACCTGTGGTTTCTTCCCGGTGGATGAGGTCACCCTCGAATACCTGCGGCTGACTGGCCGCGACGACGCGGTGGTGGAGCGCGTGGAGGCCTATTGCAAGGAGCAAGGATTGTGGCGCACGCCCGGTCACAAACCCATTTTCACCGCCACACTCAGCTTGGACATGAGCACGGTAGAACCCAGCCTTGCCGGACCCAAACGCCCGCAAGACCGCGTGGCGCTGCGTGATATGAAACGGGCGTTCTTAGACTACATGGATTTACAAGGGACACCACTGGACCCCGCCAAGGCCGACTTAATGAACGAGGGCGGCGGGCAGGCGGCGGTCGGCAACCATTTGACGGCCGGCGAAATCCCTGTGGCATTGGAAGGCGACTCTTTCACGCTAAAACACGGCGCTGTTGTGATTGCCGCCATTACATCCTGCACCAACACCTCTAACCCCAGCGTATTAATGGCCGCGGGCCTGCTGGCGAAGAAGGCCGTTGAGCGGGGTTTGGTGCGCCAACCCTGGGTGAAGAGTTCTTTGGCGCCCGGCTCAAAAGTGGTGACTGAGTATCTGGATGCGGCTGGCTTAACGCCCTATCTGGAAAAGCTCGGTTTTCATCTGGTGGGCTATGGCTGCACCACCTGCATCGGGAATTCCGGACCATTAAAAGACCCAATAGAAACCGCCATTCATGACGGTGACTTGGCCGTTGCGTCGGTCTTATCCGGTAATCGCAATTTTGAAGGGCGCGTGCACCCCTTGGTGAAAACCAACTGGTTGGCGTCACCGCCTTTGGTGGTGGCCTTTGCTTTGGCCGGAACGGTTCGGACGGACCTCAGTACCGACCCATTAGGTCAGGATGCGCAGGGCAACCCGGTATACCTGAAGGACATCTGGCCGTCACAACAGGAAATCGCCACGGCGGTGGAACAGGTGCGCACCACCATGTTTCGCCGGGAGTACGGCGCCGTGTTTGACGGTGACGCCGCATGGCAATCCATCGCGGTGCCAAAAGACAAAACCTACGGCTGGCCGGAGTCGAGTTACATTCAACAGTCGCCGTTCTTTCAGGGTATGGGGCGCACCCCGGAGCCGGTGCAAGACATCGTCGATGCGCGCATGTTGGCCTTACTCGGCGATTCCGTCACCACCGACCACATTTCACCGGCGGGGGCGATCAAGAAAGACAGCCCTGCCGGGCATTTCTTGCAGTCGCTCGGTGTCGTACCGCAAGATTTTAATTCCTACGGCTCACGGCGCGGCAGTCACGATGTCATGATGCGCGGCACCTTCGCCAATGTGCGCATTCGCAATGAAATGGTGCCCGGCGAGGAAGGAGGCGTCACGCGCCATATTCCCAGCGGGGATAAGCTGCCCATTTACGATGCCGCCATGCGTTATCAGGAAGCGGGTACGCCTTTGGTGGTGGTAGCGGGGCAGGAATACGGTACGGGTTCGTCACGCGACTGGGCCGCCAAGGGGACACGCTTGCTCGGCGTACGCGCCGTGCTGACTGAATCGTTTGAACGTATTCACCGTTCTAATCTGGTCGGCATGGGCATTTTGCCGCTGCAATTCCCGGATGGGGTGACACGCAAAACGCTTGGACTGACCGGGGCAGAAACCTTTACCATACGTGGCCTAAATGCACTGAAACCGCAACAGGATATCGCCGTCGTCATCACCTTCGAGGACGGTCGGGAAGAGACGCTGTCGGCGCGCTGCCGGATTGATACCGGCAATGAACTGGCGTACTTCCAGCACGGAGGTATCTTGCATTATGTGTTGCGTAACATGATTAAATAG
- a CDS encoding ABC transporter permease → MNAQGVLAIYRYELGRTLRTLFQSIASPVISTSLYFVVFGAAIGSQMTAIDGVSYGAFIIPGLIMMTLMAESISNASFGIYMPKFSGTIYEILSAPVSPLEIVIGYVGAAATKSIVLGFIIMLTARLFVDYSIEHPFIMLGFLVLTSLTFSLMGFIIGVWADGFEKLQIVPLMIVTPLAFLGGSFYSISMLPPVWQTITLFNPVVYLISGFRWSFYGVSDVAVGVSLGMITLFMLICLAVIGWIFKTGYKVKA, encoded by the coding sequence ATGAACGCCCAAGGTGTACTCGCGATCTATCGTTATGAGCTTGGCCGTACCTTGCGCACGCTGTTTCAAAGCATTGCCTCGCCGGTCATTTCGACGTCACTCTACTTTGTCGTATTCGGAGCCGCCATTGGCTCGCAGATGACCGCGATCGACGGTGTCAGTTACGGCGCCTTCATCATTCCCGGCTTGATCATGATGACACTGATGGCGGAAAGTATTTCCAATGCCTCCTTTGGCATCTATATGCCGAAGTTCTCCGGCACCATTTATGAGATTTTGTCGGCTCCGGTGTCGCCACTGGAGATCGTGATTGGTTACGTCGGTGCGGCGGCGACCAAGTCGATTGTGCTCGGCTTTATCATCATGCTCACGGCACGCTTGTTCGTGGACTACAGCATCGAGCATCCGTTCATCATGCTCGGCTTCTTGGTGCTGACCAGCCTGACCTTCAGTTTGATGGGTTTCATCATTGGCGTGTGGGCCGATGGTTTCGAGAAGCTGCAAATCGTGCCCTTGATGATCGTCACCCCGCTGGCCTTTCTGGGCGGTAGCTTTTACTCCATCAGCATGCTGCCACCGGTGTGGCAAACCATTACGCTGTTTAACCCCGTGGTGTACCTGATCAGCGGGTTCCGTTGGAGCTTCTACGGTGTGTCGGATGTGGCGGTGGGCGTCAGCTTGGGCATGATCACACTCTTTATGCTGATCTGCCTCGCCGTGATCGGATGGATTTTTAAAACGGGGTACAAGGTGAAAGCGTAA
- a CDS encoding stress response translation initiation inhibitor YciH gives MKNSRLVYSTETGRIKPDDDLTTPAPAGDGVVRLMRETKGRKGKGVTLITGVPLAGEELKQFAKTLKQKASVGGSVKDGVIEIQGDQRDLLLPLLQAQGWTVKKAGG, from the coding sequence ATGAAGAACAGCCGACTGGTGTACTCCACCGAAACGGGACGCATCAAGCCTGACGATGACCTAACCACTCCAGCCCCCGCTGGGGATGGTGTGGTGCGCTTGATGCGCGAAACCAAAGGCCGCAAAGGCAAAGGGGTGACGTTGATCACCGGTGTGCCGTTAGCGGGTGAAGAATTGAAGCAGTTTGCCAAGACACTGAAGCAAAAAGCGAGCGTGGGCGGCAGCGTGAAAGACGGGGTGATCGAGATTCAAGGCGATCAACGCGACCTGCTGCTGCCGCTGCTACAAGCACAAGGTTGGACGGTGAAGAAGGCGGGTGGTTAG
- a CDS encoding bile acid:sodium symporter family protein, whose product MLDEVRIAFDPNSQRLLNVILATMMFGVSLGLKPADFTRVFRAPKAPLSGLVAQFMLLPALTCLLTVLVPMDPGIALGMILVASCPGGSFSNVMTWMSRGNVAVSVSMTATSSVAALIFTPLNFTFWGSVNPGTRELLSSIQVDGVQILQLIVMVLGIPLLLGMLVGNYLPAISARIEPWLKKLSLLIFLLFVGIALGNNGELFLQYFTLFAGFVILHNAVALSIGWSAGQLLKLPTADRRAVMLEVGIQNSGLGLIILFNFFPNQGGMMIITAFWGVWHLVSGLTLAGFWARRDHLALRLP is encoded by the coding sequence ATGCTCGACGAAGTGCGCATTGCATTTGATCCCAACAGTCAGCGGCTGTTGAATGTCATCCTGGCGACCATGATGTTTGGTGTGTCGCTCGGTTTGAAGCCCGCTGACTTTACGCGTGTCTTCCGTGCGCCCAAGGCCCCGTTGTCGGGGCTGGTGGCGCAGTTCATGTTGCTGCCCGCGCTGACGTGCTTGTTGACGGTGCTGGTGCCAATGGACCCGGGCATCGCGCTCGGTATGATTCTGGTGGCGTCCTGCCCCGGTGGGTCTTTCTCGAATGTGATGACGTGGATGTCTCGCGGCAATGTTGCAGTATCGGTCAGCATGACCGCGACCAGCAGCGTGGCGGCATTGATCTTTACCCCGCTCAACTTCACCTTCTGGGGCAGCGTTAACCCCGGTACGCGTGAATTGCTCAGCTCGATTCAAGTCGATGGTGTGCAGATTCTGCAATTGATTGTTATGGTGCTTGGCATCCCCCTTTTGCTGGGCATGCTAGTCGGTAATTACTTACCGGCCATCAGTGCGCGCATTGAACCTTGGCTGAAAAAACTCAGCCTGTTGATCTTCCTGTTGTTTGTCGGTATTGCCTTGGGCAATAACGGCGAACTCTTCCTGCAATATTTCACGCTGTTTGCCGGTTTTGTCATTTTGCACAACGCTGTGGCGTTGAGCATCGGTTGGAGTGCTGGGCAACTGTTGAAGCTGCCCACGGCAGACCGACGCGCAGTGATGCTGGAGGTCGGTATTCAGAATTCAGGCCTGGGCTTGATCATCCTGTTCAACTTCTTTCCTAATCAAGGCGGCATGATGATCATTACCGCTTTCTGGGGCGTGTGGCATCTGGTCAGCGGGCTTACGCTGGCAGGCTTCTGGGCCCGCCGCGATCATCTGGCGTTGCGCTTACCCTGA
- a CDS encoding DEAD/DEAH box helicase yields the protein MTDTSAVKTPLNFAELGLPESLVRAVADLGYEIPSPIQAEAIPPILEGRDILGQAQTGTGKTGAFALPLLARIDLKMAKPQVLVLAPTRELAIQVSEAFGSYARQMKGLHVMPIYGGQNYSTQLRQLERGPQVVVATPGRLMDHMERGRIDLSNLQALVLDEADEMLRMGFIDDVTTIIEACPAGRQVAMFSATMPPEIARITKKYMTDPVHVKIQATETSLAQINQSFVIVKPHQKLDALTRLLEVEDFDAAIIFARTKAATIELSEKLSSRGYECAPLNGDLSQQHREATIRQLKEGQIDIIVATDVAARGLDVQRIELVLNYDIPLDTESYVHRVGRTGRAGRTGRAVMLVAPRERRLLQAIERTAGRPLDKRELPTGEEIAAQRVESFRESLASAITNEDLTYFIGLSEQMQEGIDTDLRTLSAALLFLAQKERPLDVASTFQALDNGFIAGREEKSFRDKREGGGAGFSGGKPQSFDRYRIEVGRDHGANVGDIVGAITNEANIQNQFIGKIQMHDTFSLIDLPEGLPKEMQTHLGKVRVRQQPMKLSFVGKSEGGASRGPRPDRKGPPKGDYKGGAPKGDFKAKRAPRKGKPNSAPRPQ from the coding sequence ATGACTGATACATCCGCTGTAAAAACCCCTTTGAATTTTGCTGAATTGGGCTTGCCCGAGTCGCTGGTGCGCGCCGTGGCCGATCTGGGCTACGAGATTCCGTCACCGATCCAAGCCGAAGCCATTCCCCCTATTTTGGAAGGCCGTGACATTCTGGGTCAGGCACAAACCGGTACCGGTAAAACCGGTGCGTTCGCCTTGCCATTGTTGGCCCGTATTGACCTGAAAATGGCCAAGCCGCAGGTACTGGTATTGGCCCCGACGCGTGAACTGGCGATTCAGGTATCCGAAGCCTTTGGTTCCTATGCTCGTCAGATGAAAGGCCTGCACGTCATGCCTATCTACGGGGGCCAGAACTATTCCACCCAGTTGCGCCAGTTAGAGCGTGGCCCGCAGGTTGTTGTGGCTACCCCTGGTCGTTTGATGGACCACATGGAACGCGGCCGTATTGACCTAAGCAACCTGCAAGCGCTGGTGCTCGACGAAGCCGACGAAATGCTGCGTATGGGCTTTATCGACGACGTGACCACTATCATTGAAGCCTGCCCGGCAGGCCGTCAGGTGGCCATGTTCTCGGCGACCATGCCGCCAGAAATCGCCCGTATCACGAAGAAATACATGACTGATCCGGTCCATGTGAAGATTCAAGCCACCGAAACCAGCTTGGCGCAGATCAATCAGTCTTTTGTAATTGTGAAGCCCCATCAGAAGCTGGACGCCTTGACCCGTTTGCTGGAAGTCGAAGACTTTGATGCGGCGATCATCTTCGCCCGTACTAAGGCGGCGACCATTGAATTATCAGAAAAGCTGTCGTCACGCGGCTACGAGTGTGCACCCCTGAACGGTGACTTGAGCCAGCAACACCGTGAAGCGACCATCCGTCAGTTGAAAGAAGGCCAGATCGACATCATCGTGGCGACCGACGTTGCGGCGCGCGGTTTGGACGTACAGCGTATTGAGCTGGTACTGAACTACGACATCCCATTGGATACCGAATCGTACGTACACCGTGTAGGTCGTACCGGCCGTGCGGGCCGCACCGGCCGTGCGGTTATGCTGGTTGCACCGCGTGAACGTCGTTTGCTGCAAGCCATCGAGCGCACCGCAGGTCGTCCGCTGGACAAGCGCGAATTGCCTACCGGCGAAGAGATTGCCGCGCAGCGCGTGGAGTCTTTCCGTGAGTCTCTGGCCAGCGCCATCACCAATGAAGACCTGACGTATTTCATCGGCTTGTCCGAGCAGATGCAAGAAGGTATTGATACCGACCTGCGTACCCTGAGTGCTGCCTTGTTGTTCTTGGCACAAAAAGAGCGTCCTCTGGATGTTGCGAGTACTTTCCAAGCATTGGATAACGGCTTTATCGCCGGGCGTGAAGAGAAGTCATTCCGTGACAAGCGTGAAGGCGGCGGTGCCGGTTTCAGTGGCGGTAAGCCACAGTCTTTCGACCGTTACCGCATTGAAGTGGGTCGCGATCATGGGGCGAACGTGGGCGATATCGTCGGTGCCATCACCAACGAAGCCAACATTCAGAACCAGTTCATCGGTAAGATCCAGATGCACGACACGTTCTCTTTGATCGACTTGCCGGAAGGCTTACCAAAAGAAATGCAAACGCACCTGGGTAAGGTCCGCGTGCGTCAGCAGCCGATGAAGCTCAGCTTCGTAGGTAAGTCTGAAGGCGGCGCCAGCCGTGGTCCGCGCCCGGATCGCAAAGGCCCACCAAAAGGTGACTACAAAGGTGGTGCCCCAAAAGGTGATTTCAAAGCCAAGCGTGCGCCGCGTAAAGGTAAGCCTAATAGCGCTCCTCGTCCACAGTAA
- a CDS encoding 1-acyl-sn-glycerol-3-phosphate acyltransferase yields the protein MTPFLSHWPRPLKAVVFRLAGIHQGNQLLAKAAARAKNGEHFIGSLLAGQRIEVTVSGREHLESVQHSGYLVAGNHPHGLLDALALATLAEQQNKHFDMLARHFLTIFEDLRPHLLPLKINRDRSAQNGRLQLDNAINSLHQGNVVVITPAAHLSLPAEHGAPAFDAPWRSGVVRIARAAAVPIVPVTVQMKIPTWTYRAHRIHPIVRSIVQVWSVLLRRREQIHLMVHPPVRPEDLAEWDDQQATERLQNTVSEPLRRSG from the coding sequence ATGACACCGTTTTTATCGCACTGGCCTCGGCCACTGAAAGCCGTCGTATTCCGCCTCGCGGGCATTCACCAGGGGAATCAACTGCTTGCCAAGGCTGCCGCTCGGGCGAAAAATGGCGAACACTTTATTGGCAGCCTGTTGGCTGGACAACGAATTGAGGTAACCGTATCCGGGCGAGAACATCTAGAGAGCGTGCAGCACAGCGGCTACTTGGTCGCTGGGAATCATCCACATGGGTTGCTCGATGCGCTTGCTCTAGCGACCCTCGCTGAACAGCAAAATAAACACTTCGACATGCTGGCACGACATTTTCTGACTATTTTTGAAGACCTCAGACCGCACCTGTTGCCGTTAAAAATCAATCGGGATCGCAGTGCTCAGAACGGTCGCTTGCAGCTTGATAACGCCATCAACAGCTTACACCAGGGCAACGTGGTGGTAATTACACCGGCTGCGCATTTAAGCTTACCCGCTGAACACGGCGCTCCAGCATTCGATGCACCGTGGCGCTCTGGCGTGGTGCGCATTGCACGCGCCGCAGCGGTACCGATTGTGCCCGTAACGGTACAGATGAAGATCCCCACTTGGACCTATCGAGCCCATCGCATACACCCTATTGTGCGTTCCATCGTGCAGGTGTGGTCGGTATTACTACGGCGACGCGAGCAGATTCACCTAATGGTACACCCGCCTGTGCGGCCTGAGGATTTGGCCGAATGGGACGACCAACAGGCTACCGAGCGACTGCAGAATACGGTATCCGAGCCGCTACGGCGCTCAGGGTAA